From the genome of Streptomyces sp. NBC_01260, one region includes:
- a CDS encoding SHOCT domain-containing protein, with protein sequence MNTLAFSGGPGPWVLLFPLIWATVVIGVVTTLRRTVWRGRRGPWQVRAALGGPAEPSPIAMLGRRFAAGEIDEEEYWRRLSVLDEQFGIRGKGGAA encoded by the coding sequence ATGAACACCCTGGCCTTCAGTGGCGGACCCGGACCCTGGGTCCTCCTTTTCCCGCTCATCTGGGCGACCGTCGTCATCGGCGTCGTCACGACTTTGCGCCGCACTGTCTGGCGTGGCCGGCGCGGCCCGTGGCAGGTCCGAGCCGCACTGGGCGGCCCCGCCGAACCCTCACCGATCGCGATGCTCGGGCGCCGCTTCGCCGCCGGGGAGATCGACGAGGAGGAGTACTGGCGCCGCCTCTCCGTCCTCGACGAGCAGTTCGGCATCCGTGGCAAGGGCGGTGCGGCATGA
- a CDS encoding ABC transporter ATP-binding protein, whose protein sequence is MTATVAATGTATAARVVEAVKLYGTGDTEVRALDGVSVDFPAGRFTAIMGPSGSGKSTLMHCAAGLDTLTAGAAYIGDTELGALDDRRLTLLRRRRIGFVFQAFNLLPTLTVAENITLPMDLAGERPDQARLDALIDTVGLRDRLHHRPSELSGGQQQRVAVARAFAGGPEVVFADEPTGNLDSRSGQEVLRLLGRTVRQTGRTVVMVTHDPVAAAHADEVVFLADGRLVDRMPDPTAERVLDRLKAFDPAPDARGTR, encoded by the coding sequence ATGACCGCCACCGTCGCGGCCACCGGCACCGCGACCGCCGCCCGGGTCGTCGAGGCCGTGAAGCTCTACGGCACGGGCGACACCGAAGTCAGGGCCCTGGACGGGGTGAGCGTCGACTTCCCGGCCGGCCGCTTCACCGCGATCATGGGGCCCTCCGGCTCCGGCAAGTCCACCCTGATGCACTGCGCCGCCGGACTCGACACCCTCACCGCGGGTGCGGCCTACATCGGCGACACCGAACTCGGCGCCCTCGACGACCGCCGGCTCACCCTGTTGCGCCGCCGGCGCATCGGATTCGTCTTCCAGGCCTTCAACCTCCTGCCGACGCTGACGGTCGCCGAGAACATCACGCTCCCCATGGACCTGGCGGGTGAGCGCCCCGACCAGGCGCGGCTGGACGCGCTCATCGACACCGTCGGGCTGCGGGACCGTCTGCACCACCGGCCCAGCGAGCTCTCCGGAGGCCAGCAGCAGCGGGTCGCCGTGGCCCGTGCCTTCGCGGGCGGCCCCGAAGTCGTCTTCGCCGACGAACCGACCGGCAACCTCGACTCGCGCTCCGGCCAGGAGGTGCTGCGGCTGCTCGGCCGCACCGTCCGGCAGACCGGCCGCACCGTCGTCATGGTCACCCACGACCCGGTCGCCGCCGCCCACGCGGACGAAGTCGTCTTCCTGGCCGACGGCAGGCTCGTCGACCGGATGCCGGACCCCACCGCCGAACGCGTACTCGACCGCCTCAAGGCATTCGACCCCGCGCCGGACGCCCGGGGCACGCGATGA
- a CDS encoding ABC transporter permease produces MNSTGASVRLSLSSLRAHRRRFVGTLTAVLLGVAFLTGTLVMGDTLRASFDTMFANAASGTDAVVRSTNVVTVSGDSEGTRQPVSTGLARRIAKLPQVAAVAPDIQGAGQLIGSDGKPIGGQGPPTLAGNWIDDPKLNPYRLAEGRAPAAPGEVVVNRGTADKGGLKIGDTTVLRTPDPVRVTVVGLATFGGEDGMAQVTYTAMTLADAEKHLAPKPGQASGIQVRAGPGTSQRELVDALRPVLPPHTEAITGQASAAESQDRISGAFLSLFTTLLLVFSGIVLLVATFSIHNTFAIVVAQRTRENALLRALGASRRQILGSTLVEATVVGVIASAAGLAGGIGIAAGLQALFPAIGFPFPEGSLVLSGVSMLLPLAVGVIVCAGSALVPAVHAGRTAPLAALRETAVDGSAASRTRTVTGLGLLLAALAVILTGAAAAPSVWLSAAGAVLALAAFVVLGPAASSYAVRLLGAPLGRLRGATGHLARRNALRSPGRTASTATALMIGVAVVSLFTVFGASLKATMNRTVDRSFAGDVAISAPAFGAGGSGLSPRLAPAVDRLGDVDTAVGLGKGVAEVNGSGRALTVTDPAALARVFDLGKVEGSMKSLGTNGIAVSDTEAGKRHLRTGSTARLTFTDGKVRTFTVRAVFGQSELAGDYVITRQAWAPHRAQDSDSLIAVSFKDGVSTAEGKAAVAKTAAAYGNPDVQTRGEYAQSSAGGIDMMLTLVYALLALAVLIALLGIANTLTLAIHERTRELGLLRAVGQTRRQLRAMVRWESVLVAAFGTAGGLLLGGGLGWVLVKASEGAGDTAFAFALPPLRLLLIALVGVTAGALAGWRPARRAARLDVLRAIAAD; encoded by the coding sequence ATGAACAGCACCGGCGCCTCCGTGCGCCTCAGCCTCTCCTCGCTCCGCGCCCACCGGCGCCGCTTCGTCGGCACCCTGACCGCCGTACTGCTCGGCGTCGCTTTCCTCACCGGAACGCTCGTGATGGGGGACACCCTGCGCGCGAGCTTCGACACGATGTTCGCCAATGCCGCGAGCGGCACCGACGCGGTCGTCCGCAGCACCAACGTCGTCACCGTCTCCGGCGACTCCGAGGGCACCCGGCAGCCAGTGAGCACCGGCCTCGCACGGCGCATCGCGAAGCTTCCCCAGGTCGCCGCGGTCGCCCCCGACATCCAGGGCGCCGGCCAGCTGATCGGCTCCGACGGCAAGCCCATCGGCGGCCAGGGACCGCCCACTCTCGCGGGCAACTGGATCGACGACCCGAAGCTCAACCCCTACCGGCTCGCCGAGGGACGGGCCCCGGCCGCGCCCGGCGAGGTCGTCGTCAACCGAGGGACCGCCGACAAGGGCGGGCTGAAGATCGGCGACACGACCGTGCTGCGCACCCCCGACCCGGTGCGCGTCACCGTCGTCGGCCTGGCCACCTTCGGCGGCGAGGACGGCATGGCGCAGGTCACGTACACCGCGATGACGCTCGCCGACGCGGAGAAGCACCTCGCGCCCAAGCCCGGCCAGGCGTCGGGCATCCAGGTGCGCGCGGGCCCCGGCACCAGTCAGCGGGAACTGGTGGACGCACTGCGCCCCGTGCTGCCCCCGCACACCGAGGCCATCACCGGGCAGGCCTCGGCAGCCGAGAGCCAGGACAGGATCTCCGGCGCCTTCCTCAGCCTGTTCACCACCCTGCTGCTGGTGTTCTCCGGCATCGTGCTGCTGGTCGCGACCTTCTCCATCCACAACACCTTCGCCATCGTCGTCGCCCAGCGCACCCGGGAGAACGCCCTGCTGCGCGCCCTGGGGGCCTCCCGGCGGCAGATCCTCGGCTCGACCCTCGTGGAGGCGACGGTGGTCGGCGTGATCGCCTCCGCGGCGGGTCTGGCCGGCGGCATCGGTATCGCCGCCGGGCTCCAGGCGCTCTTCCCGGCGATCGGATTCCCGTTCCCCGAGGGATCCCTCGTCCTCAGCGGAGTGTCCATGCTGCTGCCGCTCGCCGTCGGTGTCATCGTCTGCGCCGGCTCCGCCCTGGTGCCCGCCGTCCACGCCGGACGCACCGCGCCGCTCGCTGCCCTGCGGGAAACCGCCGTCGACGGCTCGGCGGCCTCCCGGACCCGTACCGTCACCGGGCTCGGGCTGCTGCTCGCGGCGCTCGCCGTGATCCTGACCGGAGCGGCGGCCGCCCCGTCCGTCTGGCTGTCGGCCGCCGGCGCGGTACTGGCGCTCGCCGCGTTCGTCGTCCTCGGGCCGGCCGCCTCCTCGTACGCCGTCCGCCTCCTCGGGGCGCCGCTCGGCCGGCTGCGCGGCGCCACCGGCCACCTTGCCCGGCGCAACGCGCTGCGCAGTCCCGGGCGGACCGCGTCGACGGCCACCGCCCTGATGATCGGCGTCGCGGTGGTCTCGCTCTTCACGGTGTTCGGAGCCTCGCTGAAGGCCACCATGAACCGGACGGTCGACCGTTCCTTCGCAGGTGACGTCGCCATCAGCGCACCCGCGTTCGGGGCCGGCGGCAGCGGTCTCAGCCCGCGGCTGGCCCCGGCCGTCGACCGGCTGGGGGACGTGGACACCGCGGTCGGGCTCGGCAAGGGCGTCGCGGAGGTCAACGGCTCCGGGCGAGCCCTCACCGTCACCGACCCGGCCGCGCTCGCCAGGGTCTTCGACCTCGGCAAGGTCGAGGGATCCATGAAGTCGCTGGGCACGAACGGCATCGCCGTCTCCGACACCGAGGCGGGCAAGCGCCACCTGCGCACCGGCTCCACCGCACGGCTCACCTTCACCGACGGGAAGGTGCGGACGTTCACCGTCCGCGCCGTCTTCGGGCAGTCGGAACTGGCCGGGGACTATGTGATCACCCGGCAGGCCTGGGCACCTCACCGCGCCCAGGACTCCGACTCGCTGATCGCCGTGTCCTTCAAGGACGGGGTGTCCACCGCCGAAGGAAAGGCGGCGGTCGCGAAGACCGCGGCCGCGTACGGGAACCCGGATGTGCAGACCCGCGGCGAGTACGCACAGTCTTCGGCCGGCGGCATCGACATGATGCTGACCCTGGTCTACGCGCTGCTGGCACTCGCCGTGCTCATCGCCCTGCTCGGCATCGCCAACACCCTCACCCTGGCCATCCACGAACGCACCAGGGAACTGGGTCTGCTGCGGGCCGTCGGGCAGACCAGGCGGCAGCTGCGGGCCATGGTCCGCTGGGAGTCCGTCCTGGTCGCCGCGTTCGGCACGGCGGGCGGTCTACTGCTGGGCGGCGGCCTCGGCTGGGTGCTGGTCAAGGCATCCGAAGGGGCGGGCGACACGGCGTTCGCCTTCGCCCTTCCGCCGCTCAGGCTCCTGCTGATCGCCCTGGTGGGCGTCACCGCGGGCGCCCTGGCCGGCTGGCGGCCGGCCAGGCGGGCGGCGCGGCTCGATGTGCTCCGGGCCATCGCCGCCGACTAG
- a CDS encoding ATP-binding protein — MISEPSRHCTVELQALPSRIGQVRRIISAQLRYWHLDPLIDHAALGVTELLTNVHRHAQPDKSCTVEIELLLERLTVSVHDHDPRLPTVREADDSSTSGRGLALIAAVSESWGVRPRGEAGKIVWFTLPTPCLFAVQPPHSVYGATTDGPFDLSGIMSPEGVQPSVARSVSVG; from the coding sequence GTGATCAGCGAGCCCAGCAGGCACTGCACGGTGGAGCTCCAGGCCCTGCCGTCGCGGATCGGTCAGGTCCGCAGAATCATCTCGGCGCAGTTGCGCTACTGGCATCTCGATCCCCTGATCGACCATGCAGCGCTAGGCGTCACGGAACTGCTGACCAATGTCCACCGGCATGCACAGCCGGACAAATCATGCACTGTCGAGATCGAGTTGCTGCTCGAACGCCTGACGGTGTCCGTCCATGACCACGACCCACGGCTGCCGACCGTGCGCGAGGCAGACGACTCCAGTACGTCGGGGCGCGGACTCGCACTGATTGCCGCGGTCAGCGAGAGCTGGGGCGTCCGCCCCCGGGGCGAAGCCGGAAAGATCGTCTGGTTCACCCTTCCGACCCCTTGCCTGTTCGCCGTCCAGCCACCGCATTCGGTGTACGGGGCGACGACCGACGGACCGTTCGACCTGAGCGGCATCATGTCGCCGGAGGGTGTGCAGCCCTCGGTGGCACGGTCCGTGTCGGTCGGCTGA